The Mustela nigripes isolate SB6536 chromosome 6, MUSNIG.SB6536, whole genome shotgun sequence DNA window AGGGAGCAGCCGGGTTGGGCAGAGATGGCACAGCTGGCGGGCGGGAAGCCCAGCACCACAGGATGGCTCAGCCCGAAAGGGGTAGCGGGGACCAGGACACAGCGACCTTGAACCCCCAGTCCCTCGGAGGAAGAGCCTTACTCCAGGTGAGAGAAGGGACCAAGGGTGGGGTCTCTCCCTGAGCTGAGAGCGGTCATCTCCTCCACAGCAGCGGTGGGCAGTGGGGTGTGTCAGGGACCCCCTTCACCTTCTGATCCATCTGCCTCCTTGGTCCCTGCAGGGAGGGGCCCCACCTGCCCCAagggatggggcaggaggagagctgGTCCAGTCAGTGGTTTCCAACTCCAGAGAGGGGCCGTCGTGCGGCGTGGCCCCTCAGCCCTGACTCCCACAGGAGGAAAGCGAATCGTAGAGGGAGTCGCTGAGAGACTCTGAGGTCTCCAGACCTGGGGGACCCCCACTGGCCACTCTCCCTTCCTCGCCCATGTCCGACGTGCTGGGCGTGCGGCTACCTCCGAATGCCgggccctggggaggaggggctgggcggctgggctccaggctccgCTTCCGGTCAACGGGCAGGgcctgggaaaggaagggaagctcAGGAGGAGGCGCCTTTCACCTCCCAGCCGGGCCTGAGAGATGCCGGGCTCCTCCCACCTGATAGGGTGCTGCCCATGGGGCCCACCAAGGCGACTAGAGGCACAACTGAATGTGGTCCTGCCGACGTTCTGCGGGGAGAGAAACCCTTTCTCCAAGAGCAGTGTGAGAAAGGGCAGGTGGTTGGGCTGCCCAGAGGGGCATCCAAGGGAGCTCACCCTTCAGCCTCTTCGAAGACAGGAACTGGGCTCCCCATGTCATCCCCCCGCCCTCTGGGCCTGTCCCTTTCCCCTCTGGTCATGCTCACCATGGGGGTCCTGGGCAGCCCCTCCAATTGTCGGGATGGGCAAAGAAAAGGGTCAGTGGAGCTGTTGGTTGCCCTTGCGTTGGGGAAAGTCCAGTTCTTAGCCAGCTGGACGGGAGGGGGAGGACCTGGGTCTTCACAGGGATCTGCAAGGGGACAAGGGGAAGGTGGATGTTGGCAGGCAGAGCTCCAGGGATGACACACGCTTCCGCGCAGACACTTACCGTCAGGACAGGGCTGATGGCCCCGGTGGCCCGGAGTGGCGGTGAGCAGTGCGGGGAAGGCCGGCATGCTAGGGTGCCGCCCACTCACCAGCAGCTCCTCTATGCCTGGCACCTCACGCTCCAGCGTGTGAGCACGGCGGGGGACTTTGGTAAGGGATGGGGGCCGAGCCGGGGGCACTCCGGGTGGGGGGTCCAGCCGTGGTGGCTTTGTCTTGGGAAGATTCTTGCTGGGGGTCCCATTGCTGCCATGGTCTGGGGGTGGAAAGGTCCCAATGCCACTGTCCAGGGTTCGAGTCAAGGAGccacaggctggggaggggaggggaagttgGGGATGTGAGGCCATGGTCTCAGCCCCTCCGCCGCCTTCTTCTGGCTTCCTGCCTCAGTCCAGGCTCCCCACCTGGTCATAGCCCCTCCCTGCCCAACCAGCTGTCAGCCCTGCCAGTCCTCCCCCTCCACTACCCTAGACTTGCAGGGATACCTTTGGGTGGCTGGCCAGGGACCCGAGGGCAGGGAGGGATTTAATTCTGTGCAGCCCCAATGCCCACCTGGTGCTTGGCCCCAAGATGGTGCTCAGGGCCTGGCACCTGCTGCAGTGACAGGAAAGGAACAAAgtgggcagggggtgagggacGGCTCCCATCCTTGGCCCCTGACCCTGCTGACCTGTGAAGTGTGAGGTGGGCACTGGCTCAGCCAGGTTGTCCTCTGAGGGCATCTCTTCCCGCCTTCCTGATTCGCTGTTCGGCTGTGTGGGGGTACGGGAGACCTCAGGACCCCTTCCTTCCGCCCCCTCCCAAGCCCCTACCCAAGCTCCGTCATTAGGACCCCTAGAGCCCACCAGCCCCCAGAGACCAAGAGCACACCCACCAGCTTCCACACCCCAGGGAAGTGGACCCTCCAAGGGGTGGGACATTGAGTCAGGCCACAGAGCCAGGCCCAATACCTAGCGGTCAAGAGCCTACCTTTCCAGGAGGTTTTCCACAGCCCTGAAGAGGCCCCACCAGGCCATTTCGAGGCCCACAGGCTGGCCAGGGGTTCTTGGGGTCAGAGGACACTGGCTGGAAATCGCCATACTCGGGTTTGGGCTCCCGCCAGTTCTTGGGCGGCAGCTCCTTGCCATCCACCCTACGGGCAGCAGTGTAGACGAAGGtgaagggaggcctgggtgcatcCACTCCAACCTCACTCCTGCTGGTGGGGGTGGGTCTTGTGAAATCCCCACTGCTCTCTGCCCCTGGGATAGGGGATGTAGCCCTGGTGGCTGCTGCCAGCAACCCCTCCTGATGCTGGGGACAGGCAGAGACTCTAGGGAAAACCTCAGAGAaacagcaggggcaggggagatgggACAAGTTCCCCAAAGCCATACAAGGTTAGACCCAGAGATCTCGTGATACCATTTGCTAGTAGATGGCAGCCTGGTCACCTCCTGTCCATACATGACACACCCCACCTGGTACCCAACCCCCACAGACATTCTGCCTCATCTGGCCCGGATGAAGCAACCCCGAGACCAGACAGATGGCCCCTTCTCTGCAACCCTGCTCCGGCCACCGAATCTGAGTGGGCAAGATGGGAAGGGGAGCCCCCTTGTGCTATAGGGCAGAAAATCCCAGAGTGAGCTATCAGCCCCCCGTTGGGAACCAGCAGTCCCCTAACTTCTTGTGCAGGCAGCACTTCCGGTGCCTCGGCTGACGCCAGAGACGATTTAGGAAACCGTGGATGGTCAGCTCCCCTTAAATGAGATGCCGGGTCTTAGCACGTGCAACaccacacagccagagaggggtGGACCTGGGGCACAAACCCCAGGCTTCGGACCCAAGACCTAGTCTCTCCTCTGGGCCAGGCTGTTAACCCCCAGCTGCTCTGGTGGCATTGTACTTGACCCCCTACCCTTTCTGCTCTCAGGAAAAGCAGTCCCAGCCCCAGGCGGGCCCAGGGAGGGAAGAGTGACCCCCAGCCACTCGCACCCGCAGCCTGGTCTCCGACCACCCTCACCTGTTGAGGAGCTGCTGCATGAAGGTGTCAGCGCCCTGGTACATGCCAGCCAGCTGGCCCTGCACCTGCCCCAGCCCGGTACTCGGTCCCGGGGCTGGGCCTCCGGGCCGTGGCCGTGCCCTGCTGCTCAGGTAGGCCTTCTCTTCCTCCAGGGCCCGGCGCAGGTCTTCCGCCTTAGCCATCAGCTTGGAGATGTTGAGGCTCTCGGCCTCCAGTTTCCGGGCTTCCATCTTGCCCTCCTTCCGGAGCGGGGAGCCCCCACCGGCCCCTTCCTTGCTCTTGGTGGTCTCGGTGCGGCGGTTCAGCGCCGGCAGTTTGCTCTTCTTCAGGCCGAACCAGCTGGCGATGCTGCTGGCATTGCGGTGCTTGGCCTCAGTGCCCGGCGCCCGCTCCTGGCCCTGCAGCCGCAGCACATTCTCCTCGATGCCCTTCATCACCTTCTCCTCGATGGCCGAGTGTGGGGCCCGGCCCTCGGGGCCTTGGCTGGGGTCCgccgggctgggggtgggggccgaaGGCTGGGCTGGAGCGTCACCACAGTCAGCCCAAGGCGGGCCCTTCCCCTTGTCAAGCTTCGGGGGTTCCTTGGTGGTCGGTGGGGCCACAGGGCGCGGTACCACCTTGGTGGGTGACTTGGAAGGCAGCTTCGTCGGGCTGCCATGGGGGCTCTTACTGGGCTTGCCAAGGCTGGGGGCTGAGGTTGGTGCTTTGGCAGGGgtgcggggtgcctgggggcaCAGGGCCCCTGCCAGCCGGCTCTTGGCCAGCTCCACTTTGGTGAGGCAGCTCCGCGGTGAGACAGGCTCCAGGTCCACCCGGGCCCCCATGGAGTGGGAGGAGTAGATGCGGGCCCCGGGGTCTCCCAGGAGCCCAGGTTCTTGCTGCTTCAGGCTGCTCGTGCCCAAGGCCACTGCCCCCCGCAGGGCCCCCTTGGCTTCTGGCCCCTCAggaggcctgggggtgggaggtgccaTGTCTCCAGGGCTCTCCCCTGACCTCCCTGCTCCCCGGGCCTTCTCGGCGCCAGGCTTGGCTGGCACCCCGTTTTTCTCCAGCCCCTCGGGGCCAGTCTTCAGTTTCCCCAGGGCCGCCAGTCTGTCCCGCAGAGGGGTGTAGCCAGGATCCCCAGGTCGCCTCCCGGCCCCCTGGTTGGGTTTCTTGGATGAGCTGCTGGGGGTCCGGCGGCCAGGATGGGGAGACTCCGAGCCAGTTTTGTCCAGACTCTTCTCCTGGGCACTCCCATAGGAGCAGGGTTCTGGGAGGCAAGGGCTGGAGGGAGCTCCAGGACTTCTGAGGACCTCAGGGGCCCGTGGTACCTCCAGGGTTAACTGTGGGTAGGTGGGTACCTGCAGTGGGGATGGAGGTGGCTCTGGGGAAGGCCCCCTAAAGGTGCTCCGGGAAAGGTCCAGAATGTTCTCATAGCAGGGAGAAACCACGGGTCCTGGGGACAGTGTGGTAGACAAGGCTGGTGGGGGTGGTCTGAGCTGTGCAGAGTCCAGAGCTgcggagcagggggaagggctggTGGGCAGGCCCTGTGCTCCCTCCAGGGATAGCTCTCCTCCACCCAGACCCCTGCGGGCCagtagtggggaggggctgccatCAGAGCCACTGTTTCGACAGGGAATTCGGGAGTTCCGGGGAAGCTGGGGGCTGAGCTGGGGGCCTCCTGGGCTGGGGACCTTATCTGAAGCTGGAGGCAGCTTTAGAAACTTGAGACCTCTGGCTGGAGAGGGCAGAAGTGGCCCCTGGGCTTCCCCAGGAGAAGAGGGGCCAATTTGGAGCTTGCTTTTCACCTGAGATGAGGAGTAGGGGTGCCCAGGCCGTGAGCCAAGGGGGGCATCACCCGCACCCATGAACaggctgaggaaggggaggggcccCTGGCCCTCTGAGGTAGCACCAAAGCCTGGCCTCTGGGCCTCTGGAGTAACCCCACCCCAAGCTGACTTGGGGaggcctttggacttggacaGCTGTGGGGGCCCCTGGTCTGGAGTAGATGGCTGACCAGGACCTGGCAGGTCCCCACTGAGTGGGCCTGCAGCCCCGGCCAAGAAGGCCTGCAGGTAAGACTCTGTGTCCTCAAGGAGCTGGCCCAGGTTCAACTGTTTGCGGGCCAGGGCCCCAAGTAGGGTGTCCGGGCTGGGCGCCTCATTGGGGTCACCTGCCTcatcagaggaagaggaggagctgcTGCCTGGGGCACAGGGGACCCCAGAGCCAGTGCCTGGAGCCTGGGAGGCGCCCCTACCAGGGCCCCAGATCCGCCCAgcaccctcttcctcccctgggcCCCCCAAGAGGCGCTCCCAGTGTAGCAGGCCTCCCAGGCTACCAGGGCCTAGGAGCAGGTAGGGGGCCCAGGAGGAGGGTTCAGGTTGGGGTGGGCCACACAGCTCGCCATTGATGGGCTCTGGGGAGCCAGGACCCTCACTGGGAGGTCGCCACGGGGTGGCAGGCGAGCAAAGCAGCAAGGGGTCGGTCTCTTCCAGGGCTCTTAGCACCTCCAGGATCTGCGCTTTCTTTCGAAGGAACGGGGACAGGGCATCCAGGGCCAGCGGTGGGGCGGCTGGGGGTCCTGGGCCTCCTGGCCGTAGCTGCTGCTCCCAACATACCTTTGGGGAGAAAGGATGTGAGCTGGAGCCCATGTGCAggcccaggacctgagctggacCAGACTGACTGTGTCAGGAACATAGCAGGCCTGGTTTTGTTGGAGTCCCCACAAGGAACGAACAGCTTTTCTGATAGGACAGCTCAACTTCCTCAAGTCACTGGGCCCTGGTTAGCCCACCTCTTCCTCCTGGTGTACCTGAGGCAGGGTACAGACTTCCCCCACTGCTATTTGGGTTAGCAGGGCTGACACCACCTACAACCTGGATATCTATGTTTGCCCCAGGGGAGGGAGGCCTGTCTGTTTTCCAGGCTCCAGAAAGAACACAGACTCAAGAAGGGGAGGCAATGGGGCCAAGTGCTAAGTCAGTCCCTGCCGGCAAGCCCAGGCCTTCTCAGGTCAGACAGCTGTGCTGCAGACCTGCTCCCCCGGGAGGCGGGAACTGGGGAAGCTCCATGGCAAGCCTCTCCCTGTTTCTGCCCAGCTCCTTCTTGGGCCCAGCTTCTCTGGCAAAGTGGTTAACTACCTGCGCCCTTGAGCCAGACTATGCAGGTTCAAGTCCCAGGTCTACTGCTCAACTAGTTGTATGGACTCAGCAAGTTTAACTTGAGCTTCAAGGCATTGCCTATAAAATGGGGTGGTGATTATGCTTAACCtcataaaataaagcaaaccagagaagcaaaagaataaatgaataatagttCTAGACTTGAATAAATAGAcaactgtaggggcacctgggtggctcagtgggttaaagcctctgccttcacctcaggtcatgatcccagggtcctgggatcgagccctgcatggggctctctgctcagcagggaccctgcttcctcctctctctctgcctgcctgtctgcgtacttgtgatctctgtctgtcaaataaataaataaaatcttaaaaaaaaaaatagacaactgTAAATATAGGccaaaaattactaaaaaatatgTGAGACCCAGGTGTGCAGCACCGAGTGAGAGCTCAGGAAAGGTGATCCACACAAGTCTACCACTAACTAACTTTGCTTGCAAGGCTAGCGATCGCCAGTGGGATCCTGTTTCTCTCGGTCTAAGGCTGACCACTGAGGGCTCACACCCAGACCGGCATCTGGGCCCCAGGAAGCGGGCCCTTCCCCTGGGACTCCTTAAGAAAAAGCAACGCAGTAGTGACTGAGGAGTCCGTTGCCAGTGAAACCACAGACCACTGTGCCCAGCCCTCCTACCTCTCTCTGCCCCGCACAGTGCCCCAGAGGCAGCGAGGTGGTCGGTCCCTCGACAGAGCTCAGGGACGGGGAGGCCGGGGGCTCTGGCGGCGGCTGGAGCGGCGTTAGTGGGATCTGCAGGTAAGAGGCAGAGTCAGCCCAGGGGTGCTCTGTCCAGAGACCCTGCCCCCTCCTGAAGTTCGGCCTTCCCCTTGCCAAGTCTGCTCCTTCAGGGGATGTCTCTTGGCTTCCAGTGTGGCTTCTGCCACTGTCCCCACCACTTGGACAGAGGAGCCCTGGGAGACCGTGCACAGACAGAATGAAGCCATGTGGCCCCAGGTGACAGGGAGATGGGGCTGGTTTGGGgctctggagaaagaacaacgtccctggggcagagggcagTGGCCAGCCTAATTTGGGTGCCCCCGGAGACTCCAAGGGCACTCTGCTTCTCTGCGGGGCCCCTTCCTGTTGACTGCCTGTGTCCTGAGCTTCCCCGGGACGGCTGAGACTAAGGGAAAGGCATTTGTTACTGGGTCGGAGAACAGAGGTGGCAGGAATTATCATTTCTGTCCTCCCCCAACTGGTCCCTGAGGATGTCGAGGGTACTACTAATCACCGgtcacttctctccatccctgAGAATGTCGTTTTCATCTCTAAGGCATCTTGACTAGACAGGAGTTAGCTTTAAACTCCTGCCTCTGTggcctttctccctcttctgagggggttgggggtgggggccggcTATAGCTCGGATCCTCACTCTTCTGGTCTGGAAGCTGCTCGGCTATTTGTCTCCCTGACCTGGTTCGGTGGCTTTACCAACCCCTTATCCACAAAGCAGaagtgatttttcctttttcatctaaAGCATCTTTGTGCTCCAAGTCTCCTACCCCTGTCCACTGCCTAAAGGAGATGGTCTAGACCCCTCCACCAGCTTTCTGGGCCCAGCCTGCTAGTCCTTCCCTCCACTTCTGGTTCTCACTCACTGCCCTTCGCACAGCCTTCATTCCAGCCCAGCCGAATAGCTGGCTTCTGCCGAGGTTACTCCCACAGGGCCTCCTTTCTCCCGACCCCCAACTCTACTTTTCAAATCACCTGTGCAGCAAGGCCCAGGTCCAGTGTTACTTCCTTAAGGCCACTCTGCTGGCCTCTCACCCCTTTGGGCCCCTGGATGTTACAGCCCCGTATGATGGCTATCTGTGGACCTGCTTTAGCTTGGAGCAGTACCGCCCCAAGGGTTTCTGTGCTCGGCACAGACACTGCCTCATCCAATTCCATGTCCAATTCCATATACGTGTTGGCAAAGGCACTGCTCACTGTAAGAGCTTAATTACCATTTGCTCAATGGAGCTTTCATCATAACAAAGCACAGCCTGAGAGTAACATTAATAATGATAAGCAGCTGCTAGTTATTGACCACGACTAAGGGCCAAACACTATAtagtatttcatttcatcctcatgacAACCTGCAACATAAGGATCTTAATCTTCACTTATGAGAAAAAAACTGGGGTTCataaggttaaataatttgcccagggtcacacagctaagaatTAGCTCAGTTAGGGACCCCATCCA harbors:
- the NCKAP5L gene encoding nck-associated protein 5-like isoform X4; translated protein: MSEAMDQPAGSPGKPRPGEGGDSGTEPGTCQELLHRLRELEAENSALAQANENQRETYERCLDEVANHVVQALLNQKDLREECIKLKKRVFDLERQNQMLSALFQQKLQLTTGSLPQIPLTPLQPPPEPPASPSLSSVEGPTTSLPLGHCAGQREVCWEQQLRPGGPGPPAAPPLALDALSPFLRKKAQILEVLRALEETDPLLLCSPATPWRPPSEGPGSPEPINGELCGPPQPEPSSWAPYLLLGPGSLGGLLHWERLLGGPGEEEGAGRIWGPGRGASQAPGTGSGVPCAPGSSSSSSSDEAGDPNEAPSPDTLLGALARKQLNLGQLLEDTESYLQAFLAGAAGPLSGDLPGPGQPSTPDQGPPQLSKSKGLPKSAWGGVTPEAQRPGFGATSEGQGPLPFLSLFMGAGDAPLGSRPGHPYSSSQVKSKLQIGPSSPGEAQGPLLPSPARGLKFLKLPPASDKVPSPGGPQLSPQLPRNSRIPCRNSGSDGSPSPLLARRGLGGGELSLEGAQGLPTSPSPCSAALDSAQLRPPPPALSTTLSPGPVVSPCYENILDLSRSTFRGPSPEPPPSPLQVPTYPQLTLEVPRAPEVLRSPGAPSSPCLPEPCSYGSAQEKSLDKTGSESPHPGRRTPSSSSKKPNQGAGRRPGDPGYTPLRDRLAALGKLKTGPEGLEKNGVPAKPGAEKARGAGRSGESPGDMAPPTPRPPEGPEAKGALRGAVALGTSSLKQQEPGLLGDPGARIYSSHSMGARVDLEPVSPRSCLTKVELAKSRLAGALCPQAPRTPAKAPTSAPSLGKPSKSPHGSPTKLPSKSPTKVVPRPVAPPTTKEPPKLDKGKGPPWADCGDAPAQPSAPTPSPADPSQGPEGRAPHSAIEEKVMKGIEENVLRLQGQERAPGTEAKHRNASSIASWFGLKKSKLPALNRRTETTKSKEGAGGGSPLRKEGKMEARKLEAESLNISKLMAKAEDLRRALEEEKAYLSSRARPRPGGPAPGPSTGLGQVQGQLAGMYQGADTFMQQLLNRSEVGVDAPRPPFTFVYTAARRVDGKELPPKNWREPKPEYGDFQPVSSDPKNPWPACGPRNGLVGPLQGCGKPPGKPNSESGRREEMPSEDNLAEPVPTSHFTACGSLTRTLDSGIGTFPPPDHGSNGTPSKNLPKTKPPRLDPPPGVPPARPPSLTKVPRRAHTLEREVPGIEELLVSGRHPSMPAFPALLTATPGHRGHQPCPDDPCEDPGPPPPVQLAKNWTFPNARATNSSTDPFLCPSRQLEGLPRTPMALPVDRKRSLEPSRPAPPPQGPAFGGSRTPSTSDMGEEGRVASGGPPGLETSESLSDSLYDSLSSCGSQG
- the NCKAP5L gene encoding nck-associated protein 5-like isoform X3 translates to MCEARAILKNPGEVTILAASVTILAASLGEEAETACRVSLTCSQGPMSEAMDQPAGSPGKPRPGEGGDSGTEPGTCQELLHRLRELEAENSALAQANENQRETYERCLDEVANHVVQALLNQKDLREECIKLKKRVFDLERQNQMLSALFQQKLQLTTGSLPQIPLTPLQPPPEPPASPSLSSVEGPTTSLPLGHCAGQREVCWEQQLRPGGPGPPAAPPLALDALSPFLRKKAQILEVLRALEETDPLLLCSPATPWRPPSEGPGSPEPINGELCGPPQPEPSSWAPYLLLGPGSLGGLLHWERLLGGPGEEEGAGRIWGPGRGASQAPGTGSGVPCAPGSSSSSSSDEAGDPNEAPSPDTLLGALARKQLNLGQLLEDTESYLQAFLAGAAGPLSGDLPGPGQPSTPDQGPPQLSKSKGLPKSAWGGVTPEAQRPGFGATSEGQGPLPFLSLFMGAGDAPLGSRPGHPYSSSQVKSKLQIGPSSPGEAQGPLLPSPARGLKFLKLPPASDKVPSPGGPQLSPQLPRNSRIPCRNSGSDGSPSPLLARRGLGGGELSLEGAQGLPTSPSPCSAALDSAQLRPPPPALSTTLSPGPVVSPCYENILDLSRSTFRGPSPEPPPSPLQVPTYPQLTLEVPRAPEVLRSPGAPSSPCLPEPCSYGSAQEKSLDKTGSESPHPGRRTPSSSSKKPNQGAGRRPGDPGYTPLRDRLAALGKLKTGPEGLEKNGVPAKPGAEKARGAGRSGESPGDMAPPTPRPPEGPEAKGALRGAVALGTSSLKQQEPGLLGDPGARIYSSHSMGARVDLEPVSPRSCLTKVELAKSRLAGALCPQAPRTPAKAPTSAPSLGKPSKSPHGSPTKLPSKSPTKVVPRPVAPPTTKEPPKLDKGKGPPWADCGDAPAQPSAPTPSPADPSQGPEGRAPHSAIEEKVMKGIEENVLRLQGQERAPGTEAKHRNASSIASWFGLKKSKLPALNRRTETTKSKEGAGGGSPLRKEGKMEARKLEAESLNISKLMAKAEDLRRALEEEKAYLSSRARPRPGGPAPGPSTGLGQVQGQLAGMYQGADTFMQQLLNRVDGKELPPKNWREPKPEYGDFQPVSSDPKNPWPACGPRNGLVGPLQGCGKPPGKPNSESGRREEMPSEDNLAEPVPTSHFTACGSLTRTLDSGIGTFPPPDHGSNGTPSKNLPKTKPPRLDPPPGVPPARPPSLTKVPRRAHTLEREVPGIEELLVSGRHPSMPAFPALLTATPGHRGHQPCPDDPCEDPGPPPPVQLAKNWTFPNARATNSSTDPFLCPSRQLEGLPRTPMALPVDRKRSLEPSRPAPPPQGPAFGGSRTPSTSDMGEEGRVASGGPPGLETSESLSDSLYDSLSSCGSQG
- the NCKAP5L gene encoding nck-associated protein 5-like isoform X1, whose translation is MCEARAILKNPGEVTILAASVTILAASLGEEAETACRVSLTCSQGPMSEAMDQPAGSPGKPRPGEGGDSGTEPGTCQELLHRLRELEAENSALAQANENQRETYERCLDEVANHVVQALLNQKDLREECIKLKKRVFDLERQNQMLSALFQQKLQLTTGSLPQIPLTPLQPPPEPPASPSLSSVEGPTTSLPLGHCAGQREVCWEQQLRPGGPGPPAAPPLALDALSPFLRKKAQILEVLRALEETDPLLLCSPATPWRPPSEGPGSPEPINGELCGPPQPEPSSWAPYLLLGPGSLGGLLHWERLLGGPGEEEGAGRIWGPGRGASQAPGTGSGVPCAPGSSSSSSSDEAGDPNEAPSPDTLLGALARKQLNLGQLLEDTESYLQAFLAGAAGPLSGDLPGPGQPSTPDQGPPQLSKSKGLPKSAWGGVTPEAQRPGFGATSEGQGPLPFLSLFMGAGDAPLGSRPGHPYSSSQVKSKLQIGPSSPGEAQGPLLPSPARGLKFLKLPPASDKVPSPGGPQLSPQLPRNSRIPCRNSGSDGSPSPLLARRGLGGGELSLEGAQGLPTSPSPCSAALDSAQLRPPPPALSTTLSPGPVVSPCYENILDLSRSTFRGPSPEPPPSPLQVPTYPQLTLEVPRAPEVLRSPGAPSSPCLPEPCSYGSAQEKSLDKTGSESPHPGRRTPSSSSKKPNQGAGRRPGDPGYTPLRDRLAALGKLKTGPEGLEKNGVPAKPGAEKARGAGRSGESPGDMAPPTPRPPEGPEAKGALRGAVALGTSSLKQQEPGLLGDPGARIYSSHSMGARVDLEPVSPRSCLTKVELAKSRLAGALCPQAPRTPAKAPTSAPSLGKPSKSPHGSPTKLPSKSPTKVVPRPVAPPTTKEPPKLDKGKGPPWADCGDAPAQPSAPTPSPADPSQGPEGRAPHSAIEEKVMKGIEENVLRLQGQERAPGTEAKHRNASSIASWFGLKKSKLPALNRRTETTKSKEGAGGGSPLRKEGKMEARKLEAESLNISKLMAKAEDLRRALEEEKAYLSSRARPRPGGPAPGPSTGLGQVQGQLAGMYQGADTFMQQLLNRSEVGVDAPRPPFTFVYTAARRVDGKELPPKNWREPKPEYGDFQPVSSDPKNPWPACGPRNGLVGPLQGCGKPPGKPNSESGRREEMPSEDNLAEPVPTSHFTACGSLTRTLDSGIGTFPPPDHGSNGTPSKNLPKTKPPRLDPPPGVPPARPPSLTKVPRRAHTLEREVPGIEELLVSGRHPSMPAFPALLTATPGHRGHQPCPDDPCEDPGPPPPVQLAKNWTFPNARATNSSTDPFLCPSRQLEGLPRTPMALPVDRKRSLEPSRPAPPPQGPAFGGSRTPSTSDMGEEGRVASGGPPGLETSESLSDSLYDSLSSCGSQG
- the NCKAP5L gene encoding nck-associated protein 5-like isoform X2, yielding MCEARAILKNPGEVTILAASVTILAASLGEEAETACRVSLTCSQGPMSEAMDQPAGSPGKPRPGEGGDSGTEPGTCQELLHRLRELEAENSALAQANENQRETYERCLDEVANHVVQALLNQKDLREECIKLKKRVFDLERQNQMLSALFQQKLQLTTGSLPQIPLTPLQPPPEPPASPSLSSVEGPTTSLPLGHCAGQREVCWEQQLRPGGPGPPAAPPLALDALSPFLRKKAQILEVLRALEETDPLLLCSPATPWRPPSEGPGSPEPINGELCGPPQPEPSSWAPYLLLGPGSLGGLLHWERLLGGPGEEEGAGRIWGPGRGASQAPGTGSGVPCAPGSSSSSSSDEAGDPNEAPSPDTLLGALARKQLNLGQLLEDTESYLQAFLAGAAGPLSGDLPGPGQPSTPDQGPPQLSKSKGLPKSAWGGVTPEAQRPGFGATSEGQGPLPFLSLFMGAGDAPLGSRPGHPYSSSQVKSKLQIGPSSPGEAQGPLLPSPARGLKFLKLPPASDKVPSPGGPQLSPQLPRNSRIPCRNSGSDGSPSPLLARRGLGGGELSLEGAQGLPTSPSPCSAALDSAQLRPPPPALSTTLSPGPVVSPCYENILDLSRSTFRGPSPEPPPSPLQVPTYPQLTLEVPRAPEVLRSPGAPSSPCLPEPCSYGSAQEKSLDKTGSESPHPGRRTPSSSSKKPNQGAGRRPGDPGYTPLRDRLAALGKLKTGPEGLEKNGVPAKPGAEKARGAGRSGESPGDMAPPTPRPPEGPEAKGALRGAVALGTSSLKQQEPGLLGDPGARIYSSHSMGARVDLEPVSPRSCLTKVELAKSRLAGALCPQAPRTPAKAPTSAPSLGKPSKSPHGSPTKLPSKSPTKVVPRPVAPPTTKEPPKLDKGKGPPWADCGDAPAQPSAPTPSPADPSQGPEGRAPHSAIEEKVMKGIEENVLRLQGQERAPGTEAKHRNASSIASWFGLKKSKLPALNRRTETTKSKEGAGGGSPLRKEGKMEARKLEAESLNISKLMAKAEDLRRALEEEKAYLSSRARPRPGGPAPGPSTGLGQVQGQLAGMYQGADTFMQQLLNRSEVGVDAPRPPFTFVYTAARRVDGKELPPKNWREPKPEYGDFQPVSSDPKNPWPACGPRNGLVGPLQGCGKPPGKPNSESGRREEMPSEDNLAEPVPTSHFTDHGSNGTPSKNLPKTKPPRLDPPPGVPPARPPSLTKVPRRAHTLEREVPGIEELLVSGRHPSMPAFPALLTATPGHRGHQPCPDDPCEDPGPPPPVQLAKNWTFPNARATNSSTDPFLCPSRQLEGLPRTPMALPVDRKRSLEPSRPAPPPQGPAFGGSRTPSTSDMGEEGRVASGGPPGLETSESLSDSLYDSLSSCGSQG